The region catttattatttatttttaattttttttattctaatgttttaattaaattttgctttCTTCATATTTCATGTTTTCCTTCTCTTTTAATGaagagatattttatttattggattatttaatttttctctcacatttatttaatttttagtctaaatttgtaatattcttaagatatgtttatttttctttaattagtttctaatgatattattattattattattattattattattattattattttctttcaatttttctatatgTGTAGACAATAttcttatgttttaaattaaattttgcacttttcgtatatttttcaaaattaaaattatttaataatttttgtaatgttttctttctttttgaagaggaagaattattttgaatggTTATTTAGGTGTTCTTAACatatattacacatttaaattttaaaactaaatttataaaatttaattatattcctattttatttaagataattttaaaaatctttattatattctttaattagttgtttttttattattcaaaatttaaaaaattttatatatagctaaaaatacataattttatatttttgtatggttttccttcttttttaatgaagaatatattttattattagattatttattttttactcttatttttatttaatttatggtaattttatattttctaattatttaattagtcattaattaatattttatattcttactttatttaagagtattttatattttttattatattctttaattagttattaatctTGTTTtcttatcattattaaaaatttaatttttttttatatatagctaaaaatatataattatttttatatatttttaatgttttacttcttttttaatgaagaatatatatttttttagtagattatttattttttgctcctatatttatttaatttatgagaattttcatattttaacacactttttatatatagataatatatattttacattaaattttgttttttcataaacttttaatttttttctacacacatttattttttaaaacttttaatatataagatttttattttttttctgattagattattcctattttatttaagagaattttatattttcttattatatattattattattatttttttctcttatatgtatttaatttatgaggattttatattttataattatttagttattaatattttttttatatttcatttttaataagtttaaaaaagaatttaatttataacatttttatattattttctgataagattattccaattttatataagaaaattttttatattctttaattagttattaatgttgttttcttttcattattcaaaatttttattattaaattatttttatatatttaaatattttctttttttttaataatgaatattttttatgtattagattatttatttttttctcatatatttatttaatttatgagaattttatataaaatattcaaattatttaatttaattttttttgttttaagttgatttttggtttaatttgattttctattttatttatattttcttacattCAGTTTTTGGTATTACATTTTGAACAATTCTAATTACTCGAAAAAAGTAGTAGCAGTAACGTAATTATTTGATACTGGTACTTCGGCAAGCCGTGAAAAGAAAGTGCCCGAATCGACGTATTCCCACCGTTCCAAATTAACAATGTGTCATTGAAGGATGCGTGCAATTGACTTGAATAAAACGGGTGTATGAGTAAAGAAACCCGATAACTATCATTAAATCGGCTACCGCAATTAAAGATCACAACGGCCGTAGATCGAGATGAAAGATAACAGCAAAGTcacgaaaattaaataaacatttttttttttccatcaCAAACAAGAAAGGTAAAAAAAAGGCGAACCGTACGCGCCCAATGTGTGTGATAACGTTTCCGAGAAGTCCGCAAAGTGCTAATGATACGTCTAAAGCATTTCACAATAATCTGAGCTCTTAATCATTTACGCCAAGATCTTTATCGTCGTTTATTCCTCCTTCACAATGATCTTCCAATTCATCATTTCTCCGCAGTCTGACGCCTCTTATTGTGTGCTCGCGTGCTAGGAGGGGAAACACAAAAGTACCTAGCACCAAGGACCGACCGTTCAGTTATCGCATGCACCAGGTACGACCAGCACCGTCTTTCGACTTGAACGCGCGCTCACGAGTCAAACCCTCCGGGACTCACTCGGTTGTTCAGTGTCAGTGATGATGGACTCGCTACTGCATTTCGGCCTGTCGGAGCGCCTCCAGGACTACACCGACGCCAACAACAACACACCCTCCTCGAACAGCCCCGACAAATACTCCCTGCGACCGCGCTCCCTCAGACGGATAACCGAAACGAAACTGTCGGAGACGGGGGAGAAGCTGCCCAAAAACGAGAAGCAGAAACAGAAGGCGGCGCCGTTGAGCAAGTACAGGAGGAAAACGGCGAACGCCCGCGAACGCAACAGGATGCGCGAGATCAACCAGGCGTTCGAGGCGCTGCGCCGCGTCATCCCCCAGATGCAGACGCAACAGATACCGGGCGCGAACGAGAAACTGACCAAGATCACCACGTTGCGTCTGGCGATGAAGTACATATCGAGTCTGAGCGCCACCCTCAACGGATGCGAGATCGAACCGGATTACGGCGACCTGGACTGTTTCCTGCTGGAGTCCGACGGTGAGTCGTTGCCGCTCAGCGATCATTCCCTGCTGGCGTCGCCGGATTTCCCAGAGACGTCGCTCAGTCCGGTGGATTTCGGCGACCCTTCGCTGCCGGCGCTGCTGCACACCGATTTCACGGAGCACGTGCTGGAGCCGCCGGATTTTGGGGATTTTTTGCTGACCTGATTTCGTTCGACTGGGGAATCTTGGTTTctttttgattgttttttaatggcaCACGAGCTGTCACTGTGGTTCATGTAAGTAGGTAGTAAgcaaagtaaaaaattgttaactaCAAAAATTGTCGATGGGTTGAAGAAGTAAAACAACAGTAATTTAtgtgtattaaaatgtttttattttatacataaaattaagcaaaaaatgattgttaaatttttatttagtgtttttaaaaacattttttttatattatcaataaaattgaaggttttattaataatcaaaatacaaaacttagcaatatttaaaatatatttgaaaaatgttttagcacaaatattttttaaatataaaaatataaaaatcaaacaaaattgcaacgtgtttaaatatttataaaaatattttttcatatttcttaataaacatgttttataatgttaagaaatttgtgataattattattttatatgaaatattaattataaaaagaaaaaaatactctaaaaaaatatttgtttataataatcaaattttaacatgttCAAATTactttggaaaatattttcaatgtcataaaattatttatttatcttttaataaacagagtgttaaaaaatgtaatttaaaccaaccatttacagaaaaaaaaaatactctacaaaatatatatttttaataaataagcgAAAATttgggaaaatatttaatttaagacgaagtcaaaattatttaaaataaattttaacaggttctaattacttttgaaaatactttcaatgtcacaatattatttaattattaaaaatattctccataataatcataattaatattttataagaaatggaaaaaaatattctacaaaaagtatatttttaataaataaacgaaaatttgagaaaatatttaatttaacaaatcaaaattattttaaagaaatttaaacagatttaattacttttaaaattatttctgtgtcataaaattatttatttattaaaaatatcttccatattctttaaaatcgtaattattaaaaaatttgtaaaaattaaattttatatgaaatattaattataaaaaagaaaaaatactctataaaaaatatatttttaattaatgaacgcaaatatgaaaaaatatttaatgtaacaagtcaaatttattttaaacaaattttaggtactaattacttttaaaaattatttctgtggcataaaattatttatttattaaaaatattttccatattttttaataaacacaagctaaaaatcataattattaaaaaatatgtaataattaatatttcaaatgaaatattaattaaaaaaagaaagaataactatactaaaatatatttttaataaatatacaaaaatttgagaaaatattttattgaacaagtaaaaattattttaaacaaatttaaacaggttctgattacttttaaaaatatttactacactgtgtcaaaaatttttatttgtttaaccattttttcatattttttaattaacacgaGTTAAAAatcgtaattattaaaaaatttgtaataattaatatttcatatgaagtattaattataaaaaaaagttactctaaaaaaatatatttttaataaatatgtaaaaatttaagaaaacatcaattcaaaaaaaatattttaaacaaattttaacaggttctaattatttttaaaaatacttttctgtcataaaattatttatttattaaaaatattttccatattttttaatgaacacaatgttaaaaaacgaatttattaagaaaattctaataattaatattttatatgaaatattatttataaaaattaaaaattttttgtgtcataaaattatttctgtgacataaaagtttatttagtaagaatattaataaaaatattttccatacatcgtaattattaagaaatatgtaatatttaatattttatatgaaatattaattataaacagaaaaaatactctataaaaatatatttttaataaatctacaaaaatttgagtcaaaattagttttaataaataaaggttaattacttattaaaatacctTCTGtgtcacaaaattatttatttgtttaatatgttttcattatttctcaataaagaaacaaaaattagaaaaaacacttcaaattttaagttccaattacttttgtaaatatttccaatatataaaattattcatttatttaaaaaataattcaattaatttgtttaattagaatcaaatatttaaataaattaaggttgaaaaattggtttttacaatatttcttatttataatatttgtcaacaataaaaatagaattgaactttttttagtataaaataaaatgaaaataaatatttaataggggcgttgtaatttatgtaaatttcacGTATATTAATCTAAACAGACTTTATATgccatttgaaaaaatgttcaattaagTAACTAGTCGTgcaattgattgattgatataAACCTTCAATTACAACACAGATTTATACCATTAATCTTGCCACTtaaccattaaataaatacactttttaaaatctgTTTGCATAACTGAAAACGGCATGAAATTGCAGAAAAACGAGCCGATTAGATAAAATACTGTTATTGTAATTCGGGTGAGTTTTAGTGACGTTAATTCGTTTACTGTCCGACATAAAATCTTTGACTTACCACCAGAATCATCGCACTGATATAATCTGGATATAAATGAGTCATCTCTGATGTAAAACTGCACGTTACAATCTCCGAACggctgtaatttattaatctgcACGGTTATTGAAATTGCACGGGCAGATGTAAGGAGTAACCCCGGCGAGAAAACAGTATTTCGaaggttttaaattaaaatgtgaaatgcTAAAAAATCTGGaacaattattgtattaacaaCGGCGGACTTTTATTAGTCGCGCCGACAACTGACCCAAGGCGatttttgtagtttattaTTCATGTATGCGAGAAGTAGCAGACTGTAATAACTATAAGAAgtcatatttgttttgttattagaTGTGTTACATAAATCTATTCTTAGAATTGTGTCAGTTCACACCTTCACAATGATCCATAGATAAAagctaatttataaatactgtGATAGTTTGtgtgcttttaaaattaaaatagtcggCCTGTGCGTCGAATGGTGATTAAAATTTCTCCTGTggaattattgttttacttgtattgtattatttttgtaaataaaaaatgaactgaattattatatacGTCTTGCCTCATAGcgttaagttttttttatgtatattattattgttacctatagttatatgatattttataaacgacctacgttttattgttataataaataccgTGAAAACATGCGAATGTGTTTTATTCCTAATTAACTAGCTGAAAATTGTAAACAGGAACAAAAACAATTCCACCGTCCAATTTTGGGCGAAGAAAAACTGTCTAGTTACTATTTTTGGTGCGGAcggcaaaatattaattgctcatttattgtttaagttAAAATGGACATGACGTGGTGTCATAAATATTGAACGTTACCCACCAGTAGAAAACACTTTTAGAACTGGATGCACGCCCACCCTTTACacgtcaattatttataaaacatttttttttaaacaataaggtTAAAAGTAAACGGCAACCTTCGAAAATCCGTGGCAACGTTGTACCTCACCAAATATATACTATCTGTAAAAAACTGGGATAAGGAATGGAATCagattaatacattaaacttcctaGAATCATTCcacgtgaatttactgcttTGGTCACCGAGATCTTCAGACCTTTCCCCAATCAAACATGTATGGGATATGATGGGACGACGCTTAAGGAATTTACAGCATCCTTCAAAGACTTTTAATGGACTAAGACATCAGATTCAATTCTTGTGGGATGAGATACCACaagaaaatgtcgataatCTCGTTAGATAAATGCCTTTTAATCAAAGAGGGGGTCCAACACTTTATTACCTTCTgacaatttattctttaaaatttttgtttattaaattattattctgtaatagGTTGCGTTTTTCTTTACAcgtagtataattttatttcaggttGAATTCGTGTAGGTATTGGATTTCTGTTGTGCTCTGCCTTATCTGGGCCCAGTCGAAATTCCTGCcacaaaataagttaataacaaACACAAACGAACATCTTCATAGTTGAGAAATAATGCGATTTCGTAACGgccgataaataaatttgatgagGAAACGTTCGATTAGCgaattggaaatgataaagccattggTTGCATTAAGGCCGGACCGCGAagcaattaacattaaaaagaaTGCTGGCAAAGTAGCCACAGTGAATTAACTTATCTATAATCAGATTGCATAAACAGCGTAATTGATGGTGGCGTATCggctgaaattatattaattttttactggtCCGTAAATAAGTCCGGAGAGTGGAGAAATGCGAGTGTTTACTTTAGTTTAGGCCGGCCGTACACATGTTCCTGCTGAATAATTAAGATGGGGACAAGATTATCGCGGGTACACGGCTACTTTAGCCATTAATTCATGACACATTTTTAGGgggcaattaatataataatttcggGGTCCAGTCAAACGGGTTTTAATGAAGCCCGGGCGGCGACGATGCCAAATCAAATTCCTTTTCCCAGTCTACTTAATAACCAGATATCATCGTTTGCAATAcgctaatttattaacatttcatttccatttttaattttctctttcAATCACTTTCAACAATCTCTAAATTCCcctgaaaaaatgtataaccAACCTAAAccataaattgtaaaagttattttttgtgttgcttataaattattataacatatacatatatattatatgtacatatatagTATAAACTGGCCACTTAACACTTTTAAATGGTCACaaagatttgtaaatattaaattctttagaaattaattaataaaatacttaaatttctctaaaacattctaaattattatctgtacagtataaatttctttaaaattaattaaacaagtgcttaattactaacaaaatattctaaattattggaGGAAGTGTTTAAACTATTTGAAATGATTTTGAGTAATCTTTAaaggtattaaataatttacatacttATTGCAAATGTGCCTACAtagtataaatttcttaaaaattgattaaactaGTGCTTAATTACTAACGAAACATTCTAAATTCTTTCAGAGATGTTTATTctgtttgaaataattttgagtGACCTTTAAagccattaaataatttaaatacttgttGCAGATGTgcttacaatatatatttttcttaaaaattgattaaacaagTTCTTAATTACTAATGAAACATTCTAAATTGTTGCAGGAGTTGTTTAAActgtttgaaataattttgaatgatatttaaaggtattaaataatttaaatacttgttGCAAATGTGCCTAcatagtaaatatttcttaaaattgattaaacaagTGCTTAATTACTAACCAAACATTCTAAATTGTTGCAGGAGTTGTTTAAActgtttgaaataattttgaattatatttaaaggtattaaataatttaaatacttgttGCAAATGTGCCTAcatagtaaatatttcttaaaaattgattaaacaagTGCTTAATTACTAACCAAACATTCTAAATTGTTGCAGGAGTTGTTTAAActgtttgtaataattttgaattatatttaaaggtatgaaataatttaaatacttgttGCAAATGTGCCCACAGAgcataaatttctttaatattgattaaacaaGGGCTTAATTATTAACGAAACATTCTAAATTGTTGTAGGAGTTGTTtaaactatttgaaataattttgaatgatatttaaaggtattaaataatttaaatacttgttGCAAATGTGCCCACAGAgcataaatttctttaatattgattaaacaagtgcttaattattaacgaaatattctaaattattgtagGAGTTGTTTAAActgtttgaaataattttgaattatatttaaaggtattaaataatttaaatacttgttGCAAATGTGCCTAcatagtaaatatttcttaaaaattgattaaacaagTGCTTAATTATTAACGAAACATTCTAAATTGTTGCAGGAGTTGTTtaaactatttgaaataattttgaatgatatttaaaggtatgaaataatttaaatacttgttGCAAATGTGCCCACAGAgcataaatttctttaatattgattaaacaagtgcttaattattaacgaaatattctaaattattgaagGAGTTGTTTAAActgtttgaaataattttgagtGATATTTAaaggtattaaataatttaaatacttattgaAATGTGCCTACATagtatatatttcttaaaaattgattagacaAGTGCTTAATTATTAacgaaatattctaaattattgcaGGAGTTGTTTAAActgtttgaaataattttgagtgatatttaaagatattaaataattgttacaaatgtgtctacataatatatatttcttaaaaattgattaaacaagTGCTTAATTATTAACGAAACATTCTAAATTGTTGCAGGAGTTGTTtaaactatttgaaataattttgagtgatatttaaagttattaaatatttaaaatacttgttacaaatgtgCCCACAGAgcataaatttctttaaaattgattaaacaagtgc is a window of Aethina tumida isolate Nest 87 chromosome 7, icAetTumi1.1, whole genome shotgun sequence DNA encoding:
- the LOC109601262 gene encoding helix-loop-helix protein delilah-like — encoded protein: MMDSLLHFGLSERLQDYTDANNNTPSSNSPDKYSLRPRSLRRITETKLSETGEKLPKNEKQKQKAAPLSKYRRKTANARERNRMREINQAFEALRRVIPQMQTQQIPGANEKLTKITTLRLAMKYISSLSATLNGCEIEPDYGDLDCFLLESDGESLPLSDHSLLASPDFPETSLSPVDFGDPSLPALLHTDFTEHVLEPPDFGDFLLT